A part of Armatimonadota bacterium genomic DNA contains:
- a CDS encoding VCBS repeat-containing protein translates to MPILVALLASITVPAPQAVAAVVSDPASYVAGIVRKVPVERPAPDETRVQDDIPQMPGWPVTTGRHANFVPTRGAVMADLDGDKKLEILVPSTLGALHAWKLDGTPVPGFPVNTTGFPQYPPSVADLDGDGQIEIVQTTRGFTSGGRLYVFNAQGQVLAGWPKSLNNNNVEYSAALADLDNDGKLEIIVSERMSSAGRVHVFEKDGTEWGGNWPVTIDHVPAQSCAVADVDGDGDKEVFTASYNSLYLIRRNGTVMSGWPKQIPGANFSYQCAALADLDHDGKLDIVVGAHKDAPGTYAFKYDGTMLPGWPKLMQTWSYGCPTVTDLENDGTLDVLDGQAGYVSGSSNLFWTWTATGQTRAGFPYVSTHGGGAEGPYTVADVDGDGVQEIFADHNMMVSNQGYLYGMTATGQDLPGFPLRTTGFTYMNGATIGDVDGDGDYELAVVASDTVVTIYLYTLPWQYKTSGLEWPTYHARNVRDGLFAPVAKLVPDAFRITRGILVSGDLASLATADGNSLNVRKGVATGQNDFPVTIEFDSTSPSVLPSTLESDVTFHVSNIGLKYVVDLYDFSAGAWDTVDAKTGTAPQSDTTVTVKATNPARYVEAGTKRVRARLRVKVATVAVTSSFTVSTDAVGWRLQ, encoded by the coding sequence ATGCCGATCCTCGTTGCCCTTCTCGCCAGCATCACCGTTCCGGCTCCTCAGGCCGTCGCCGCGGTCGTCAGCGATCCCGCTTCCTACGTGGCCGGGATCGTTCGCAAAGTTCCGGTCGAGAGACCTGCACCGGACGAGACCCGCGTCCAGGACGACATCCCCCAGATGCCGGGATGGCCGGTCACGACCGGGCGGCACGCCAACTTCGTGCCGACCCGCGGCGCGGTCATGGCCGACCTCGACGGCGACAAGAAGCTCGAGATCCTTGTGCCCAGCACCCTCGGCGCGCTCCACGCCTGGAAGCTCGACGGAACGCCCGTCCCCGGTTTCCCGGTCAACACCACGGGCTTCCCGCAATATCCGCCGAGCGTGGCCGACCTTGATGGCGACGGCCAGATCGAGATCGTCCAGACCACGCGCGGCTTCACCAGCGGCGGTCGGCTCTACGTGTTCAACGCCCAAGGCCAGGTCCTCGCGGGCTGGCCCAAGTCGCTGAACAACAACAACGTCGAATACTCGGCCGCGCTCGCCGACCTCGACAACGACGGCAAGCTCGAGATCATCGTCAGCGAACGCATGAGCAGCGCGGGCCGCGTCCATGTGTTCGAGAAGGACGGCACCGAGTGGGGCGGGAACTGGCCCGTCACGATCGACCACGTCCCGGCCCAGAGCTGCGCCGTCGCGGACGTCGACGGCGACGGCGACAAAGAGGTCTTCACCGCTTCCTACAACTCACTCTATCTCATCCGCCGCAACGGCACCGTCATGAGCGGCTGGCCGAAGCAGATCCCCGGCGCGAACTTCAGCTACCAGTGCGCCGCCCTCGCCGACCTCGACCACGACGGCAAGCTTGACATCGTCGTCGGAGCGCACAAGGACGCGCCCGGCACCTACGCCTTCAAGTACGACGGGACGATGCTCCCCGGCTGGCCCAAGCTCATGCAGACCTGGAGCTACGGGTGCCCGACCGTGACCGACCTCGAGAACGACGGGACGCTCGACGTCCTCGACGGTCAGGCCGGATACGTCTCCGGTAGTTCGAACCTCTTCTGGACATGGACGGCGACCGGTCAGACCCGCGCCGGATTCCCCTATGTGAGTACCCACGGCGGCGGCGCAGAAGGGCCGTACACGGTGGCCGACGTCGACGGCGACGGAGTGCAGGAGATCTTTGCCGACCACAACATGATGGTCTCGAACCAAGGCTATCTCTACGGCATGACCGCGACCGGACAAGACCTGCCCGGCTTCCCTCTCCGAACGACGGGCTTCACCTACATGAACGGTGCGACGATCGGCGACGTCGACGGGGACGGCGACTACGAACTCGCCGTCGTGGCGTCCGATACCGTCGTCACGATCTATCTCTACACGCTGCCCTGGCAGTACAAGACATCCGGGCTGGAGTGGCCGACCTACCACGCCCGCAACGTCCGTGACGGCCTCTTCGCGCCCGTCGCGAAACTGGTTCCGGACGCGTTCCGCATCACACGGGGCATCCTCGTCAGCGGCGACCTCGCGAGCCTGGCCACGGCCGACGGCAACTCTCTCAATGTCCGTAAGGGCGTCGCGACGGGGCAGAACGATTTTCCGGTCACGATCGAGTTCGACTCGACCTCCCCGTCCGTGTTGCCGTCCACTCTCGAGTCGGACGTGACGTTCCACGTCAGCAACATCGGCCTCAAGTACGTCGTCGACCTCTACGACTTCTCCGCGGGAGCTTGGGACACGGTCGATGCCAAGACGGGCACGGCGCCCCAGTCGGACACGACCGTGACGGTCAAGGCCACGAACCCCGCGCGGTACGTGGAAGCGGGCACCAAGCGCGTCCGCGCCCGCCTTCGGGTCAAGGTCGCGACCGTGGCGGTGACGTCGTCGTTCACGGTCAGCACGGACGCCGTGGGGTGGAGACTGCAGTAA